In Leptospiraceae bacterium, one genomic interval encodes:
- a CDS encoding phosphoribosylglycinamide formyltransferase has protein sequence MQKKIVFLCSGKGSNFKAVVEHIRARKLEVEISGLISDNSNAGALELAKEFGIPVYIIPFEKYRQEKEKFHLEMEKLLVALSPSLIVAAGYMRILPTAIINRFVNRIINIHPSLLPSFKGLKAIEQAIAYGVRFTGCTTHFVEEGIDSGAIILQSIVEILPNSMESDLTAKIHAEEHKILPLSVEYFLTDRLDVQGRKVIIRE, from the coding sequence ATGCAGAAGAAAATAGTTTTTTTATGTTCGGGAAAAGGCTCGAACTTTAAAGCAGTAGTAGAACATATTCGGGCAAGAAAACTCGAAGTGGAAATTTCAGGGCTTATTTCTGACAACAGCAATGCAGGCGCTCTTGAACTGGCAAAAGAATTTGGAATCCCAGTCTATATTATTCCATTTGAAAAATACAGACAAGAGAAAGAAAAATTTCACTTGGAAATGGAAAAGCTTTTAGTCGCACTTTCACCTAGTCTAATTGTGGCAGCCGGCTATATGAGAATTCTACCTACCGCGATTATCAATCGGTTTGTGAATCGAATTATAAACATTCATCCATCGCTTTTGCCTTCCTTTAAAGGACTAAAAGCAATAGAACAAGCCATCGCTTACGGAGTTCGATTTACGGGATGCACAACGCATTTTGTGGAAGAAGGAATTGATTCGGGGGCAATAATTTTGCAATCAATTGTGGAAATCTTGCCGAATAGTATGGAAAGTGATTTGACTGCAAAGATACATGCAGAAGAACATAAGATACTGCCTCTTTCGGTAGAATACTTTTTAACCGATAGATTAGATGTGCAAGGCAGAAAAGTAATTATAAGAGAGTAA